In Tachysurus fulvidraco isolate hzauxx_2018 chromosome 5, HZAU_PFXX_2.0, whole genome shotgun sequence, the genomic stretch tgtatgtgtgtgtgtgtgagacgatgAATTACTATCACTATGAAGGATGTGGTATCCTAGTGGTTAACGTGTTGGGCtgccaatcggaaggttgtaagtttgattcctacatcccccaagctgccactgctgggcccctgagcaaggtccttaaccctcaattgctcagttgtattaaaaggagtaagtcgctctggataagggcatctgctaaaggCGAATCAGTTTCATATTAATCTTTAGAATGTAGAGAATATGTAACGCTTCCTCTTTTCCCTTcctctttttacattttacacatcATTTAGAGCACACTGTGGTTAGATCAGCTTAGATGCCATTTTTGCATCATCAGTTATTTCACATAACAGCAGCTCTTCCAAGaccatctacagtatatgaatcTGTCCAAAAATCCTTCTTCTGCCACAAAATGgcaataattttatttgtcCACAACAGCagtatcacacatcacacaacagcagtatcacacatcacacaacagcagtatcacacatcacacaacagcagtatcacacatcacacaacagcagtatcacacatcacacaacagcagtatcacacatcacacaacagcagtatcacacatcacacaacagcagtatcacacatcacacaacagcagtatcacacatcacacaacagcagtatcacacatcacacaacagcagtatcacacatcacacaacagcagtatcacacatcacacaacagcagtatcacacatcacacaacagcagtatcacacatcacacagcagcagtatcacacatcacacaacagcaGTATTACACTGGTGTTTTACCAAAACTATTCTGTCCTTGTGTTAGTGGATAGAGGCACAAATTCCCCAAGACCAAGAGCAAGCTAcaacagagaggagagagagcaaggtgactctcacacacacacacacacacacacacacacacacacacacacacacacacacacacacacacacacacacacacacacacacacaaactattttcacaacttttttatttttactgatgCTTTTTAATTTTAGATGATAATATCTTCTGGAAAGTCTAATTACACTAAATGTCCTGCTGATATTAATGTAGCTTGTTGATGTTCTTTGTTTCACACCAGAAAGTATGCAAAGCTTTACACTCCACTGCACTTGACTGCATGACTAGTCaaaatttatttcttctttctatGATAAAGGTGTTAAGAGTAAAacagtgagaagaaaaaaaagaagaaatcatgTGTTTCAATTGTTTTGCAAATTATTTTGCCAATGCTTTTATACAcaaatgtatactgtataaatatatacagtacattggttACAGGTATAAGATGCATTTTAAGgtgttatactgtaaataaacagactTTCATCTATATTTCTTTTCAACTTTTGTCTCAGCTAATAACCGGAGTgtgagctctctgagatcaagTGAGAGgcagagaagagaggagagagagcaaggTGATCATAACTCATACTCATAACTCACTCATtattagggttgcaaaattccgggaattttcaaggctggaaactttccatgggaattaacgggaatatataggaataaactgggaatttaaaaaaaatgcagagttgcctataacaaggaactgaaatgtagttaaaaaataatcttgcagcataattttgttttaaaaaacaagatttaatgcaatttaagttgaatttgtaccctACATTAAttggtcacttgcacacagcacactgcttactggagggccattgaggccaaaccccctgcaggtacttgcatttttccataacatgcacagtaacactttattttaggctCATTTAattagttgcttattagcatgaatattaatagaatattgtctatttattagtacttattaagcacatattaatgccttattctgcattaccttattctacataatggtacccaatacctaaacttaataactaccttactaactcatAATAAGCAGTAACTTAGGagttaccacatgcacagatcATTTGAtgacccccccccacacacacacacacacaaacacacaaacactcactccccctgaaataataataaaaaaaaaatcctccatatATCACTTAAAGGGGGTATTCACTTCCATTTTCCAGGCTTTAACTACCACAGAAGCAGAGACCTAATAAGCTTgagaaaaaatgcttcattttacattttgattgggaCTTTTTTAGAAGGGCAAGGATGGGgaatgctttcattttacagcaatcatagggaaatatgtttattacaattgttaattttattatgtttattacaagcataataatgtttattatgcttttgtgttactcaatgaaagaatcagtTAAAGTTCTACTTGCAATTAggacgtcatttttaaaatttgtattaccttgcatgcatgtctgcttatgaccaaataaaatgtttattcatgtttgtatatgatatagtttatatacatttccctatatttccaaataattcctataaattcctgtaaatccccataaatttccataaattcccataaagtttccaattttgaatattcccaaaattccccagattaagttcccgtggaaagtttcctggaaatttaccggaaactttccacccctttgcaaccctactcGTCATACAGTAGCAATACACACGATATTTAGCAGACACAGCTAAATTTATTCATTACATCGTTAGCACGACTATTTCCATGGTGCTCGATTCCCGGGGATGGGAACCGACCCAGTCACAGAGGGGTTAAAACTTAGTgatggataaaatgggagggctGTGTCAGGAAGAGCATCCGGCGTGAAGACGTGTGCCGAtcccaaacagggagcagctaaaggacaacaacagcaacatcatcatcatctgcattaTTTTTAAGAGCTGTTTTCATTTGTTCCTGCATTTAAAATACAGTAGCACTCTGGTTCCTCTTACTAAACACAATATTGAATTACCAGAATAGATTCATATAGTTCAGAAATAATGTTGGATGTTTAATACAGCATAGATTTATTGTTAAATGTCCTTTACAGAGAGGGAGACTCCAAACTCACCGAGATCTCAAAGCAGGAGCACAAATCATCAAGAAGGTAAGACTCAAGTAAAAGCTGTAGTGTCGTGTTTCGTATTTTAGCGCTTTGTTTTGTTAGGTTGTGTAACTGAATTTTGAATTAACTACATATACACCATGAGCGTATCAAAGTGTTGGTTTATTATCTGAGAAATATCCCacttgtgaaaaaaaacaaaaaatagaaaatacacaacatggtgattttgttcattattgatatacacaaaatattagacactaaaaaacaaaatctttatCATACACTGTGTACttacattgtgtttgtttgtaagaGTTTGGGGGGTTTAAGATTAAAATGCTGTCATTGTGTCTGATGTTAGAAATTAgaattaattgtgtgtgtgtgtgtgtgtgtgtgtgtgtgtgtgtgtgtgtgtgtgtgtgtgtgtgtgtgtgtgtgtgtgtgtgtgtgtgtgtgtgtgaccgtgtctttgtgtgtgtgtgtgtgtgtgtgtgtgtgtgtgtgtgtgcgtgtgtgcgtgtgtgaccgtgtctttgtgtgtgtgtgtgtgtgcatgtgtgtgtgtgtgtgtgtgtgtgtgaccgtgtctttgtgtgtgtgtgtgtgtgtgtgtgtgtgtgtgtgtgtgtgtgtgtgtgtgtgtgtgtgaccgtgtctttgtgtgttgtaCATTCCAAAATGTTTACGTTATTTTCTGCCTCGTTAGCCGACTCCTGGAGTATACGCTCTCTACGGCAGTCGACACAGGCGAGAGAAAACCAGGAACAAGGTgattttaatacacacacagaaatatttaaGCTTCAAGTTGATTCTCATGTGTATAAATAGCGTTCAAGTCTCCACATGCAATAAAATTTGTCGTATGCTCCTCTGTGTGCCATCATAAGGTTACTCAGTTGGAGATATTTAACATGTCATAGTGTCATAGTGGGTTGTTTTGCACATGTAGTAGATATACAGTTGGAGTCTGATATCAGTATGATCCAGTAAGGGTTCAGTGTCAATAATACATGATAAAGTAAGGAAAGGAAACACACTGATTTGGCCAGGACCAGAACCttgaacatactgtagatacaCAGAAGTATTCATAACTATTTTAATCTCACAGCTGACACCTGGAGCTTAAGTTCAGTCAGGTCCAGGGGAAGGccggggagagaggagagagagacaggtgagtgGCATCATATCACAGTCTTATTGATGCACGACTGTGTCTCTCGTGTCGTTTAACATGTttgtctgtctccgtctctctctcttagctaACGGAGAAATGCAGAGTTCCCAGAGACCGCAGGAGACAGTGATGAGCAGACAGCAACCGGAGAGGCAGTGTATGATTCAGGACACAGGGGTCTTATTATGATCACCACACACAATACCATTAACACATTAGatttagaagaagaagcctttatttttttacatatatattacagcatCCCAAAATTGGAATTTGGGTtctgagcacagggtcagccatgaaaCAGCACATCTGGAGCAGTGAAGgctaggggccttgctcaaggacccaacattGGCAGCAGGgaagtgctggggcttgaaccctaatCCTTTGAGCAActacccagagccttaactgcctTAGCCACCACTGCACCAAGAATCACaattcccttttgagtctggttcctctcaaggtttcttcccttatatcgtctcagggagtttttcctcatcgtTGTCACCTTTCGCttctttttcaattcaattcaagtttatttgtatagcgcttttttacaattgacattgtctcaaagcagctttacagaacataaacaaagaaaataaataaaatttgtattaaagtAAGATGTACAGAAATAGACACACAGGAACAATATAGTGAAACTGTTGTATAGGAACAGGAAGTGGATGGAGATATAACACAACGTGTCCATATTTCCAATGTAAAGGAGAATATAATAGGATGGACAGATCTACAGGATTagattttacagcatttggcagatgccattATCCAAAGCAGCTTACACCttctcattttatacatctaaacaattgagggttaagggccttgctcaggggcccactAGTGCCAgtgaactcacaatcttctaATTGGTAGCatgacaccttaaccactaggctaccacattaagggtcttgctcatcGAACCTTCTGATCAATCGTCCAGTgttttaaccactgagctaccaatGATGAACAGACatacattatactgtagatgttgtaGCATttctgtggggatttgtgttcgtTCCTTCATTCACAAGAGCAATAATGACATAATATACTGATACTGGGATGGGGaagagactccagttccagttcatcctcagtggggttgagtcggAGCCAGAATCAGGATTCCGTGCAGGACAATCGAGTTCTTTCACTCCAGCCTCAATACATCatgtcttcatgatgctgtgtGCTTTGTCATGGTGGAACAGTGTTTGAGCCTCCTAGCTAAATTGTAGTGCCACAGCAGACAAAGACGATGtacacaattgtgtgcttcttACTTTGTAACAACAGTTTTGAAGAACCCCATATGGGTGTAAAgatcaggggtgcacatacagtactttgTGAATTAAAGCATATTTACAAGCTTTAGCAGAAGATCACATGCAAACAAGGATGTACATATTTTAACACTCCACTTTTCTTTTAGCTGACACCTGGAGCTTAAGTTCCATCAGGTCGacgagaggcagagagaggagagaagagagagagacaggtacaCAGCATCTCAACACGGAGATAAGCAGGTAACTATTCTGTTTCTTACACATATTTAACCTTATTCTCCGTTAGCTAATGCAGAGTCACAGAGCTCCACCAGGAGCCAGCAGACGGCAACCACCAGACAGCAGCCTGAAAGACAATGTAAGATGCtatgcatgcgcacacacacacacacacacagttctcactaTGTCATGTACATGTCTGagtttgttgtttctttgtCAATAATCAGCTGATCGCTGGAGTCTGAGCTCACTGTTACcaaaaaacaggaagaagagaCAAGAGTCAGGTGAGATAATaatccctgacacacacactggccattttatttaattatttttgcacTGATTTGTGTCTACACCTAAACCAATTCTAAtttaaatttctatttaaaaaaagaatgattttattaaattgtCTTGAGAAGCTTCATGTTACTACTCTGACTTTTTCTGTTCTAGTGAAACAAGCCACACCTATTCAACAGGAAATAGTGTCTCCTCAGGATCAGTGTAAGTCACACGCACTCAATACAATCACCTCCTGAATCATACATGCTTGGAATTTTTGCTTTGTAAATGTAACTGATGTTTGTCTCTGCAGGGGGACAGCAGACCGAAGGTAACACTGAAACTTTCCAACATTTACTGTCCAGTACAGACATATTTAACTACTTACAGCAGATTGTTTTACTGACACAcagtttttttacatttcattatgttgtttaaaaaaatactacatGACAGAAGAGTCAGCAAGAGTCAAAGGagaggtgtagaagacagtagtgagagcacctctgctgtatgggttagagactgtaacAGTGAAGTAAAGCcttgaggcagagatggaggtcggagagatgaggatgttgaggttctctttatgAGTGAtaaggatggacaggattaggaacgagcacatcagagggacagctcaggttggctgttttggggacaagatcagagagactagattgagatggtttggacatgtacagaggagggagatgaaGCTGACAGGTAATAGGTCAAGATATCAAAAGTGGAGATATATggatgaggacatgaaggtaattggtgcgagagtagatgATGCAGAGAATAGAGATAGTTAGAAGGTAGAAAGGTAGAGatagaaacagatgattcgctgtgcgACCCCTAATGGGAAAAGACGAAAGTAGAAGTACTTCAGCTAGTCTCCGAGTTACAAGGGAGATCCCAGGACTCCATCCTAACTAGAAAATATCAAAAGTCGAATCATGACCTAGCCTACCCAGAAGTCTTAAAGAATGGTGATCAGTATGAGGTATTATACAGTAATCGGTtaacaatttaataaattacagtacagtgcaatTTAATAGAAAGTTTGTTCATTAAATAATCCGATCTGCTGTAAAGCCTTTAACAATGATGGTAACCCTAAAATGAAACTGTACATGCACTAAAGTATCGTATCATATTCACAGAAATTCTGTATGTGTGAAAGTATCCCAAAGTATTGCACCACGTACGCTGCTATGATTGCCTGTTGTACAAAACTTTCAGTATTTTGTCGTACTGCTATCGTCCGTCGTCGGATCAAATTTGTTAAGTCGAACTATTGTTACTCAGAGAGTATCAGTATTAGAaatataagctttttttttggattgacTACAGCTGTAAGAATGTTGCACAGtattgtatattaaataaactaaataaagcaGCACCAAAATCAGTTAGGAATTCTCAACTTTGTAGTAAAATAtcactgaacaaaaaaaatgcagtagattctacaaaaaaatagacattttttttattttgatcagAGATTTTTGAATTATTAAACAGAtaccattttatatttttagccaTTACAACATTGATAACGCTTAACATTGACTATTGTAAATCACAGAACCACTGACTAAGCTTCATGAACCCTATTTAAGAATCAAAGGATTAGTGAATGTTACtgattttattctgattttgCCTCTGAATAGTAAACCCTGGACTTTTCCTGGACTCTCCATCAGCAGACTCTTCATTCAGTCGTACCTATTCACGTGAGCGTCTTCATCATTTCATCTATGCGTAACCTCCCCTAGATACTGTATTTACACGTATACAATCCACTGTATTTCTCCTGACAACTTCATCATCCTACTCCCTTTCACCTGCAGTGAGAGAGATCGATATTGACAGCATTCAGGCTCCTGAGCCGAGGAGCAGAGACGAGTTCCTGCAGTGTGAGTATACACACATGCGAATAAGATGTTCATCCATGATACATccaaatacagtacatgccGATCAGCCACGACATTAAAGCCACTGAAGGCTGACGTGAACAACAGATTATTTCGTTACAGTAGTACCTGTTAGTGGGTGTGATATAAGGGTCTCAAGTcttgaatgtcaagtcaaaggcgagtctttttttaatatctgtcaagcaagtctcaagtctcaaatttgcgacttaagtctgactcgagtcaagtcgagtcccccacctttgaatcatttaactcaagtccgagtcaagtctcaagtcatgaatgtcaagtcaaagtcaagtcgagtctttttttaatatttgtcaagcaagtctcaaatttgcgacttaagtctgactcgagtcaagtcgagccCCCACAtctttgaatcatttaactcaagtctgagtcaagtctcaagtcatgaatgtcaagtcgagtctttttttaatatttgtaaagcaagtctcaagtctcaaatttgtgacttaagtttgactcgagtcaagtcatatgactcaagtcccccatctctggtatGTGGTGCTTAGTGGTCCAATCCACCTCAAGATCTTCTGCTAACATCATGGTGCCAGGTACGACAGCACTGTTCAGAGGCCTTGTGGAGTTGTTTTTGTATTACAAAACATCAGGAAGGAGGTATTAATGTTATGGCTGTTCAGTGGGCATTATACATCAGTTTGGGGTGTTTATCACAAAAAAGTTCACATTTTCACTCATTCAGTCGCTCACAAAAAAACCTCAGCATCACATCCAAAATTAAGTCAAACACTGTTGCACAAtacatctataataataataataataataataataataatactatagcTGCTTAAACAGTGTAATATCATCATTAATTTAAACTGCTTTCACTGAAGACATTCGACATCAGTTAGAACTACTGGAGTCTGTTTAGATTCCAATGATATTAatgtatagatttatattttgaGCTCCTTTAAATCAGAGAGTAAATTGGCAAACAGTGGGATGTCCAACACCTCATGTGAGTCACTCAGCACACATCTTAGTGTGCTGATGAAATCCAAGACCAGGACTATCCATATTTGTGTCAAGATTGAGGAGGTCAGGGCCTAGTCTGGATGAGgatcaaatgaaaacaaaccaaGATTGAGAccaaaaatgatcaaatactTTTCAAGGTCACGCTTCATCTAACTGGCTTCAAATGTGCATTGCACCAAATACAACAATTAGGTTCGTGTTCGCAGGAAACGTCTCGAGTCTGTACCTGAGTCTATTAAAGAACACATTAAACAAATAACTATCTCTTTTTTCTATTAGATGCCTGTGAGTTGACATTTGATCCCAACACGGCACACAGGCGATTAGTTCTCAGTGAAGACGACACCAAAGCAACACTCAATACTACCACCCAATCGTACCCTGATGTCCCTGAGAGATTTGACAGCTGGACTCAGATTCTCAGCCTCCAGCCACTCAGCTCTGCACGCTGctactgggaggtggagtggcGTGGACGGGGCTCTTCGGTGGGTGTGGCCAGTGCTTCCATGCCACGTAAAGGTGCAGACGCAAGGGCGGGTCTTGGCTACAACAACCAATCCTGGAGTTTGGAGTTGTCAGACATGTGCTGCGCCGCTATGCACGCCAATCAGAAGCAGGAGATCTCAGTGACGTACTGCCCCCGAGTAGGCTTGTTTCTGAACCAGGAGTCGTCGTCTCTGGCTTTCTATGGTGTTGATGATGTACTCGTGCATCTGCATACATTCCACGGTGTCTCATCCAGTCAGCCACTGTTCGCCGCTTACGGTGTTGGGAGCGGAGTGGGAGTTGGCCTAGACTTTGCCATGGGGAACTTCAGCGCTTCTACAGACAGCATTAAAATCTGCACAATTTAACTCAGATCAGTTTAACTTTTGTCCTGGTTAATGATATCTCAATtttatgaagaagaaaaaaaaaaacattagttgTGTTGTGCAGTCTCTCTGATGAATAAGTATCAAGTAAGTATCACTCTCATAAATCAAGCAGTCCTGGTACTTATTACCAGAATTCCATTTTAAAATTAAGTAATATAGgtttaaccattaaaaaaattgtttgctaAATACCATACTAGCCTTTAGGTCTCACCTGTCAATCAGGGTAATTTAAGCCAATCACAGAAGTCTTAGCTCGAGGTTATATAGTAGGGAAATTAGCTGTCTTGTCTTATGAACCTTTCTCAGGGGACCAactgttatttaataaaaaatctaaaattgtcATTATTGTCTGATTAAGAAAGTGCTCTTACTCGTGTTTTTTTGTCAATTGTTGCTCGTTAATTGAGTCCATACAGATGAACGATGTGTCTGTCTAATGTCACCGACCCCCATCAGGACACCATAATCTGGTGTATCATAATCTGAAGATTTCCTAGCATTTACAGGACCACGGGCTTTGGATCTAAACCAGACAGCAGTCATCATCCCAAACATTTGTTTGTCACAGAGGAAAGCAGCTCTTGTTTGTCTGTCGACATCAACATGATCTATAGACAGCCTAAAAACCTGGCAGCTGGGATGTCGATTGTGTTGGGAATGTTTTTCCCCTTACAAAAAGAGACGGTCAGAAATCAGGTTGaagaaatgttcttttttctttattactcTGCAGAGATTACCACAGAGATGCTGCTCCTCAGTGCTCACAGTACAAACAATACCACGTACAAAACAATACTGTGTGAGGTTAATCCTTAAACCTGCACCTGGGATTATAGATCTTTACAACCGCAAACACAGAGTCCAGAGTTCCTACATGTTCAACcttcaaattaaaataacattaattacaataaataaaaaaaataaatgttaaatcatTTTTCAGACACTTTAAACCGTCTCTGATCCACAAAACATCAAGAATAAAGCCAGTTTAGGTTCAACAGATGTTAATGAAATCTTACATCATTATTTCCCTTAgacaagagataaaaaaaaatgctgaaaacgtaaacattttaaattaaagattacaaaaaatattttagtagtcaaagattaaagtaaattaatcaACAATTAATCAAACAATCAGCTTAAATGTGGCTTGTACATAAAGACTGCTGCAACAAATACCATTTAACCACAGACCGTTTACTTTACTTACTTTCAATAAtggaaattaaaatgtaataacttGTTAGTCTActacaggggtgtcaaactctggcccgcgggccaaatataattacaccgccaaattcgagatcatatcaaatgtgcattacagctggctagccgcatgctccgctaatactacaaatcccagaatgccttgccactgcaTTGACGCGTAGTAGCGAACAGCAAGAGCCcttcattctctgttgacagtcgttaaaggcagggtctccgatttttgaggaCATTTTGAGATTTCACAttaacatggaggataaaaacaaagaaagaaagcgaagaaaggattacgataaggcaagaagtaggacgtgttaatataggatcagctttccagcgctggagagaactgaaggagcaggaagttggccacatattcacagattagagtttcccgagtcaataactcctgagctaaacactgttactacacaaataatacctcttttctatcgtagtaatgtagagaggcagctacaaccgcgttttgtgtagtaacagcgtttagctcaggagttattgactcgggaaagaactcaggagttgttccaaatcctgtgtttaagcaaaactaaagtttgtttccatatgaaaaaggttgaacattacatatcagttaattgcagttcatttttcaataaataatcagttttgcccgtgactttatctcagttttatattttgtcccagtttgacacccctggtctacTAGATCTTTGGGGAGTTAGGGCTATGGCAAATGACAGCTAAATGACTCCCTGTGGCAATTTCTTCAATGTAATCACTTCCAGTTGtgaaggattttgttttggatttCTGTATCTAAGCTGTACCAAAAATCACAGATGTTTGTCatctgacaaaataaaaaaaaaattttttctttttttttttactcctcttTCATTGTTGCTCTCATTTAAAGTATCTGAGGGACTAAGAGTTCGGCTCTCCACCGTGACACATTCACAATAATATTAAACCAGTTGGTTTGAGCTCCATTTGGTTTCTTATATAAGGGGCGTGTATTTGCAGGTGAAGCTGCATTAACAGCATTGGGGTGAAAATAGACCTTCAGACCAAAGGCTCCTGACTGATATAAAGTAACCAatcacagtttgttttgttcagtgtcATGTTTAAgggtgtaaaaatgtaaagtcTCTTTAAAAACAGACCAACAGACCGGCGAGCAACCGTAGATTGTTCGTTTGAGAAAGTCGTGCAAAGTAATGAGTCTGTGAATTCACATCATTTGGAAAAGCCAGTGTTTATCTGACCCTCATGAGCGTTTATTGTCAGTTCTGTACAAGACAGCTTTCTTCTTCCATGAGAGAAGTCGAGGGAAGTTTGTTTCAAGGCAGTCTGTCTCTCGGAAATCCAAAAATCCGACAACGGCTCCTGAAGTTTTCCGTGTCGTATTCGTGTACCATTCGGTTCAGTCGAAGGTTTGTGGGCGTGACGTCTGAGACTAAGGTGAGAAAGTGCACACAAGcaaacactgttccagcatgacaatgttcctgtgcacaaagcacacagCTCagtgaagacatggtgtggaggtcaAGGAAATGGAAGAACATCTTGTGGAGTATTATA encodes the following:
- the trim25l gene encoding tripartite motif-containing protein 16 isoform X3 codes for the protein MSKGRLWTEEQFNCPVCLDLPHEPVTIPCGHSYCMACITDYWDSERRKSGSCSCPECRQTFDPRPTLCRNTMLAEAVEQLRVGNLSSTARESIRNAHRAADSASARGAQERKAVTKQLPASSVPCDRCMEPRAAVKTCLTCMASFCESHMKPHQTQAKLKSHELIAPTGDLTQKICPEHKYLQEFYCRSCQVYICWLCTSNQHKDHETLSTQAERTEKQKTILTVQAENLQKLHEREKELKDMKKVLETLKLSSESVSEETDKVLCELQHSVQRMADLIQQVMSSTGQEKISEAQQLVDKLEKEISQLRKKDSDLKELVTCQDNIYFLKTYQCLCSPEFSELGSFTVNLDASFDPVKIVISDLREKVENVCNQELDKINKTVFIVMPYTVIDRQSGQKPGILKLFSGIGGKSSSSRSQAGPPPLPSVSARGPANNRSVSSLRSSERQRREEREQERETPNSPRSQSRSTNHQEADSWSIRSLRQSTQARENQEQADTWSLSSVRSRGRPGREERETANGEMQSSQRPQETVMSRQQPERQSDTWSLSSIRSTRGRERREERETANAESQSSTRSQQTATTRQQPERQSDRWSLSSLLPKNRKKRQESVKQATPIQQEIVSPQDQWGQQTEVNPGLFLDSPSADSSFSRTYSLREIDIDSIQAPEPRSRDEFLQYACELTFDPNTAHRRLVLSEDDTKATLNTTTQSYPDVPERFDSWTQILSLQPLSSARCYWEVEWRGRGSSVGVASASMPRKGADARAGLGYNNQSWSLELSDMCCAAMHANQKQEISVTYCPRVGLFLNQESSSLAFYGVDDVLVHLHTFHGVSSSQPLFAAYGVGSGVGVGLDFAMGNFSASTDSIKICTI
- the trim25l gene encoding tripartite motif-containing protein 16 isoform X5, whose amino-acid sequence is MSKGRLWTEEQFNCPVCLDLPHEPVTIPCGHSYCMACITDYWDSERRKSGSCSCPECRQTFDPRPTLCRNTMLAEAVEQLRVGNLSSTARESIRNAHRAADSASARGAQERKAVTKQLPASSVPCDRCMEPRAAVKTCLTCMASFCESHMKPHQTQAKLKSHELIAPTGDLTQKICPEHKYLQEFYCRSCQVYICWLCTSNQHKDHETLSTQAERTEKQKTILTVQAENLQKLHEREKELKDMKKVLETLKLSSESVSEETDKVLCELQHSVQRMADLIQQVMSSTGQEKISEAQQLVDKLEKEISQLRKKDSDLKELVTCQDNIYFLKTYQCLCSPEFSELGSFTVNLDASFDPVKIVISDLREKVENVCNQELDKINKTVFIVMPYTVIDRQSGQKPGILKLFSGIGGKSSSSRSQGPPPLPSVSARGPANNRSVSSLRSSERQRREEREQERETPNSPRSQSRSTNHQEADSWSIRSLRQSTQARENQEQADTWSLSSVRSRGRPGREERETANGEMQSSQRPQETVMSRQQPERQSDTWSLSSIRSTRGRERREERETANAESQSSTRSQQTATTRQQPERQSDRWSLSSLLPKNRKKRQESVKQATPIQQEIVSPQDQWGQQTEVNPGLFLDSPSADSSFSRTYSLREIDIDSIQAPEPRSRDEFLQYACELTFDPNTAHRRLVLSEDDTKATLNTTTQSYPDVPERFDSWTQILSLQPLSSARCYWEVEWRGRGSSVGVASASMPRKGADARAGLGYNNQSWSLELSDMCCAAMHANQKQEISVTYCPRVGLFLNQESSSLAFYGVDDVLVHLHTFHGVSSSQPLFAAYGVGSGVGVGLDFAMGNFSASTDSIKICTI